A section of the Candidatus Tisiphia endosymbiont of Nedyus quadrimaculatus genome encodes:
- the thyX gene encoding FAD-dependent thymidylate synthase yields the protein MHDNNYKTKRATVPALEELLFEPIKILDHGFIRIIDYMGDDSSIVQAARVSYGKGTKQLSQDKGLINYLMRHHHTTPFEMCDIKFHIKLPIFVARQWIRHRTASVNEYSARYSILGNEFYLPEKQNLAAQSTINKQGRSDEEVPKEIADKVLVLLEKDAKLCYQHYTEMMNQDEYGNIIDENTIGITRELARMNLTLNYYTEWYWKINLHNLLHFLLLRGDSHAQYEIRVYAEKMLEIVKAWVPFTYDAFEEYRLGGNNISKKGLAVIKKLLNNEEITQESSGINKREWDELMQLIK from the coding sequence ATGCACGACAATAATTACAAGACAAAAAGAGCTACAGTACCAGCTCTAGAAGAATTATTATTTGAACCCATAAAAATACTAGATCATGGTTTTATCAGAATTATTGATTATATGGGTGATGATAGTAGCATCGTCCAAGCAGCACGAGTATCATATGGTAAAGGTACAAAACAACTAAGCCAAGATAAAGGTTTAATCAATTACCTAATGCGTCACCACCATACAACACCATTTGAAATGTGTGATATCAAATTTCATATTAAACTGCCTATTTTTGTTGCAAGACAATGGATACGTCACAGAACCGCTAGTGTTAATGAATATTCAGCTAGATATTCTATATTAGGAAATGAATTTTATTTACCAGAAAAACAGAATCTTGCTGCTCAATCCACAATAAATAAACAAGGAAGAAGTGATGAAGAAGTGCCAAAAGAAATTGCAGATAAAGTCTTAGTGCTACTAGAAAAAGATGCTAAACTATGTTATCAGCATTATACTGAAATGATGAACCAGGATGAATATGGCAACATTATCGATGAAAACACTATAGGTATTACTAGGGAACTTGCAAGAATGAATTTAACCTTAAACTATTATACAGAATGGTATTGGAAGATTAATTTGCATAATCTGTTACATTTTCTACTGTTACGCGGGGATTCTCATGCCCAATATGAAATCAGAGTATATGCAGAAAAAATGCTAGAAATAGTAAAAGCTTGGGTACCTTTTACTTATGATGCTTTCGAGGAATATAGGCTAGGAGGAAATAATATTTCTAAAAAAGGACTTGCTGTTATAAAAAAACTACTCAATAATGAAGAAATTACTCAAGAATCTAGTGGCATAAACAAAAGAGAATGGGATGAATTAATGCAACTTATAAAATAG
- a CDS encoding FKBP-type peptidyl-prolyl cis-trans isomerase, which translates to MQKALSLIIAAAIIYSIVQMKMLSPPEDKDPKVQTTNDAENNKNTKAVPEQANIPLTGNFLEKTVSKVLINALKTEEGRLFFEHLLQPTNKPIADGKYTIEVNRDLIQPMFKINSFGNGTKGPATCGHVVTLRYQLLDINNNLLSENTKTFTLGSREIMPGLDSVVVGMMVGQTRQAVLPAKYAYYNQQYKEEDREHDVPYRVNIVLNSILPNNFVDSNEVKIFDDEIAYRMPLLCGDRVGVDVKITKLSNGQVIYDSAQKGKKLDIKIGDINYPLIVSYALHGKVPVGTRTVIAKGKSFKALGSNINKMLNQDKIPMDEYLMLELTNFQTE; encoded by the coding sequence ATGCAAAAAGCTTTAAGTCTTATAATTGCTGCAGCAATTATTTACTCTATTGTTCAAATGAAGATGCTCTCTCCTCCCGAGGATAAAGACCCTAAAGTTCAGACTACTAATGATGCTGAGAATAATAAAAATACTAAAGCTGTTCCTGAACAAGCAAATATACCATTAACTGGTAATTTTCTTGAAAAAACTGTTTCAAAGGTTTTGATAAATGCTCTTAAGACAGAAGAAGGTCGACTATTTTTTGAGCATTTATTACAACCAACGAACAAACCTATTGCTGATGGTAAATATACTATAGAGGTTAATAGAGACTTAATACAACCAATGTTTAAGATTAATAGCTTTGGTAATGGGACTAAAGGGCCAGCTACTTGTGGTCACGTAGTCACATTACGTTATCAATTATTGGATATTAACAATAATTTACTTAGCGAAAATACCAAAACCTTTACACTTGGTTCTAGAGAGATCATGCCAGGCCTTGATTCTGTAGTAGTAGGTATGATGGTTGGACAAACAAGACAAGCGGTGCTTCCTGCAAAATATGCATATTATAACCAGCAATATAAAGAAGAAGATAGAGAGCATGATGTACCTTATAGAGTTAATATTGTCTTAAATTCAATATTACCTAATAATTTTGTTGATAGTAATGAAGTAAAGATATTTGATGATGAAATAGCTTATAGAATGCCATTATTATGTGGAGATAGAGTAGGGGTTGACGTAAAGATTACTAAATTATCGAATGGTCAGGTAATTTATGATTCAGCACAGAAAGGTAAGAAATTAGATATAAAAATTGGTGATATTAATTATCCATTAATCGTTTCATATGCTCTACATGGTAAAGTGCCAGTTGGCACTAGAACAGTAATTGCCAAAGGTAAGTCATTTAAGGCACTTGGTTCTAATATCAACAAAATGCTTAATCAAGATAAGATTCCTATGGATGAATATTTGATGCTGGAATTAACAAATTTTCAAACAGAATAA
- a CDS encoding 3-oxoacid CoA-transferase subunit B, giving the protein MAWTKEQMCQIAANLELSQGLYVNLGIGIPTNVANYIPPNMDIIFQSENGMLGMGEFPFAGEEDPDLINAGKQTITLIPQTSYFDSASSFAMIRGSHIDLTILGAMQVTQDGDLANWTIPGKMVKGMGGAMDLVANVKRVVVIMEHIAKDGSMKLLKKCTLPLTGVKVVDRVITDIGIFDITRDGMCLVQKPNDVSLEEITAKTTAEFTVSL; this is encoded by the coding sequence ATGGCATGGACTAAAGAGCAAATGTGTCAAATAGCGGCGAATCTTGAACTAAGCCAAGGTCTATACGTCAATCTTGGTATCGGAATACCGACAAACGTGGCAAATTATATTCCACCAAATATGGATATCATATTTCAAAGCGAGAATGGTATGCTTGGAATGGGGGAGTTTCCTTTTGCAGGAGAAGAAGACCCTGATTTAATTAATGCAGGGAAACAAACAATAACTTTAATTCCGCAAACTAGCTATTTTGATAGTGCCTCATCATTTGCCATGATTAGAGGTTCTCACATAGACTTAACTATTTTAGGAGCTATGCAGGTTACTCAAGATGGAGATCTTGCCAATTGGACGATACCAGGGAAAATGGTTAAAGGTATGGGAGGAGCTATGGATTTGGTGGCAAATGTCAAACGTGTAGTCGTGATCATGGAACATATAGCTAAAGATGGTAGCATGAAGTTATTGAAGAAATGTACATTACCTCTAACTGGCGTTAAGGTAGTAGATAGGGTAATAACAGATATTGGAATTTTTGATATTACTAGGGATGGTATGTGCTTAGTCCAAAAACCAAATGATGTAAGTTTAGAAGAAATTACTGCAAAAACTACTGCAGAATTTACTGTGTCTCTTTAG
- a CDS encoding CoA transferase subunit A, producing the protein MNKLYSSSELALADLLHDGMTIMAGGFGLCGIPENLINTILKSKVKNLTVISNNCGIDNFGLGLLLQTGQIKKMISSYVGENKLFEQQYINGSLELELNPQGTLSERIRAAGAGIPAFYTRTGVGTIVEEGKEVREFNGEKYLMETALFADLAIVKGWKADKSANVIYNKTARNFNPIMATAATITVCEVEEIVETGRLDPNNIHTPNIFINRLVLGEKYEKRIEHITTREK; encoded by the coding sequence ATGAATAAATTATACTCCTCTTCTGAATTAGCTTTAGCTGATTTACTGCATGATGGCATGACTATTATGGCTGGAGGTTTTGGTCTTTGTGGTATACCTGAAAATTTGATTAATACTATATTAAAGTCAAAAGTAAAGAATTTAACGGTGATCAGTAATAATTGTGGCATAGATAATTTTGGTCTTGGTTTATTACTGCAAACTGGTCAAATAAAAAAAATGATTTCTTCCTATGTAGGAGAGAACAAACTTTTTGAGCAACAATATATTAATGGTTCTTTAGAACTTGAATTAAACCCGCAAGGGACGTTATCGGAAAGAATTAGAGCTGCTGGTGCAGGAATTCCAGCATTTTATACACGGACAGGAGTTGGTACGATAGTAGAAGAGGGAAAAGAAGTACGTGAATTTAATGGTGAGAAATACCTTATGGAAACCGCTCTTTTTGCAGATTTAGCGATTGTTAAAGGTTGGAAAGCTGATAAAAGTGCCAATGTAATTTACAATAAAACAGCTAGGAATTTCAATCCCATAATGGCAACTGCCGCTACTATAACAGTCTGTGAAGTAGAAGAGATAGTTGAGACAGGTAGACTTGATCCTAATAATATTCATACACCTAATATTTTCATAAATAGGCTAGTACTCGGTGAAAAATATGAAAAACGTATAGAACATATAACAACTAGAGAGAAATAA
- a CDS encoding PD-(D/E)XK nuclease family transposase — MTEKTLISLDYAIKYLLKDKNDYEIVEGFISAVLKDAGYSAVKITALLESESNKERRALKKSVADVIVEDQQGHKYIVEIDRSITHTFLHKACFNSCRLIVDNINSDQDYKDIKKIFHINLIYFLSSNIDSPLYHGQTIFRKMDNEHPVDLHLADMRLRFFDIYNIFPEYFIISVPLFNDVIKDELDEWLYFAKHCEVKDDFKSPYMKKVAKRLSVLKMTPEERQHYQSYVNENLKERDYMVAALEEQKIKIAKKMLAKGKSIDEIIEFTELPVERIELLKE; from the coding sequence ATGACAGAAAAAACATTGATATCGCTTGATTATGCGATTAAATATCTATTAAAGGATAAAAATGATTATGAAATAGTCGAGGGCTTTATTTCGGCTGTGCTTAAGGATGCTGGCTATTCTGCTGTGAAAATCACCGCTTTACTAGAGAGCGAGAGTAATAAAGAGCGTAGAGCCCTAAAAAAAAGCGTAGCTGATGTTATTGTTGAAGACCAGCAAGGTCATAAATATATTGTTGAAATAGATCGCTCAATTACTCACACTTTTCTCCACAAAGCATGTTTTAATAGTTGTCGGTTGATTGTTGATAATATTAATTCTGATCAGGATTATAAGGATATTAAGAAAATATTCCATATCAACTTAATATATTTTCTCTCGAGCAATATAGATTCACCATTGTATCACGGTCAAACTATATTTAGAAAAATGGATAACGAACATCCAGTAGACCTGCACCTTGCTGATATGAGACTCAGGTTTTTTGATATTTATAATATATTTCCTGAATATTTTATTATTTCTGTACCACTATTTAATGATGTTATAAAAGATGAGTTAGATGAGTGGTTATATTTTGCTAAACATTGTGAAGTTAAAGATGACTTTAAGTCACCTTATATGAAAAAGGTAGCGAAGCGTCTGAGTGTTTTAAAAATGACTCCGGAAGAACGTCAACACTATCAGAGTTATGTCAATGAAAACTTAAAAGAACGTGATTATATGGTGGCTGCTTTGGAAGAACAAAAAATAAAAATAGCAAAAAAAATGTTGGCTAAGGGAAAATCCATAGATGAAATCATTGAATTTACGGAACTACCCGTAGAAAGAATAGAACTATTAAAAGAATAA
- the ruvB gene encoding Holliday junction branch migration DNA helicase RuvB yields the protein MSKNVLSADILPSDQEFSLRPSYLREFVGQQQIKENLSIFIQAAKNRSEHLDHTLFYGPPGLGKTTLAQIISKEMGVNFKSTSGPAISKAADLAAILTNLQDNDVLFIDEIHRLSTNIEEVLYQAMEDFALDIVIGEGPSARSVKINLPNFTLVGATTRLGLLSNPLRDRFGIPLRLHFYNVAELKLVLSRASKLLAINLTDEALEEIAKRSRGTPRIALRLVRRVRDFASVDDKLEIDKNIANISLNRLEVDKIGLDSNDYRYLKFIADNYAGGPVGIETIAAALSEQRDAVEETIEPYLIQIGLLQRTSRGRIITKNAFDHLGIASPTSRIDDNQYNMFNGNI from the coding sequence ATGTCTAAAAATGTTTTGTCAGCTGATATACTTCCGAGCGATCAAGAATTTTCTCTACGACCTAGCTATTTAAGAGAATTTGTCGGACAACAACAAATTAAGGAGAATTTATCTATTTTTATTCAAGCAGCTAAAAATAGGTCTGAACATTTAGATCATACATTATTTTACGGTCCTCCTGGACTTGGTAAAACCACTCTTGCACAAATTATTTCTAAGGAAATGGGAGTAAATTTTAAATCCACCTCAGGACCTGCTATATCAAAAGCGGCTGACCTGGCTGCTATACTTACTAATTTGCAAGATAATGATGTGTTATTTATCGATGAAATTCACCGTCTTAGTACAAATATTGAAGAAGTATTGTACCAAGCAATGGAAGATTTTGCTTTGGACATAGTTATTGGTGAAGGGCCTTCAGCAAGGTCAGTAAAAATTAATCTACCCAATTTCACTTTAGTTGGAGCAACTACTAGGCTCGGTTTACTCAGCAATCCTTTGAGAGATAGATTTGGTATACCATTGCGTTTGCATTTTTATAACGTGGCTGAATTAAAACTTGTTTTGAGTAGAGCTAGTAAATTGCTAGCAATTAATTTAACCGATGAGGCATTAGAAGAGATAGCTAAGCGTAGTAGAGGAACACCAAGAATTGCTCTTAGGCTAGTTAGACGGGTGAGAGATTTTGCTTCTGTCGATGATAAGCTAGAAATTGATAAAAATATTGCTAATATCTCCCTAAATCGATTAGAAGTTGACAAAATAGGTTTAGACAGTAATGATTATAGATACTTAAAATTTATTGCTGATAATTATGCTGGAGGTCCGGTTGGTATAGAAACAATTGCCGCAGCTCTATCAGAACAACGTGATGCTGTTGAAGAGACTATAGAACCATATTTAATACAAATAGGGTTATTACAACGTACTTCTAGGGGCAGAATTATTACCAAAAATGCTTTTGATCATCTTGGAATAGCAAGCCCTACGTCTCGCATTGATGATAACCAATATAATATGTTTAATGGAAATATTTGA
- the ruvA gene encoding Holliday junction branch migration protein RuvA produces MIGKLKGKIDACFNDYVIIDVSGVGYLVYCSSKTLNKLVVNEFCQLFIETHVREDHINLYGFLSLEEKAFFNLLQSVNGIGTRMALAILSNLSPEQIQSAIARRDKEAFKAISGVGLKLAERIIIELKDKALTNFTNNLTMDNNDTDLAKISSDATLVLTSLGIGKTEAQNLVQGIIAENSNLSINELIKLALKARGSNV; encoded by the coding sequence ATGATTGGTAAATTAAAAGGTAAAATAGATGCATGTTTTAATGATTATGTCATTATTGATGTTAGTGGTGTTGGATATTTAGTGTATTGTTCTAGTAAAACTTTAAATAAGTTAGTCGTTAATGAGTTTTGTCAATTATTTATTGAAACACATGTAAGAGAAGATCATATTAATCTTTACGGCTTTTTATCTCTCGAAGAGAAGGCTTTTTTTAATTTATTACAATCGGTAAACGGTATTGGTACAAGAATGGCTTTAGCTATTTTATCAAATTTATCACCCGAGCAAATCCAATCAGCGATAGCAAGAAGGGATAAAGAAGCTTTTAAAGCCATTTCTGGTGTTGGGCTAAAACTAGCTGAACGAATTATCATAGAGTTAAAGGATAAAGCCTTAACTAATTTTACTAACAACCTTACTATGGATAACAATGATACTGACTTAGCTAAGATATCATCTGATGCCACATTAGTGTTAACCTCGCTTGGTATTGGTAAAACTGAAGCACAGAATTTAGTACAGGGAATTATTGCAGAAAATTCTAATCTCTCTATTAATGAACTAATTAAACTTGCGCTAAAAGCACGTGGATCCAATGTCTAA
- a CDS encoding Holliday junction ATP-dependent DNA helicase RuvA: MIKSIWEKVKYVVYLLIYIVITWVAAKIILISTFPDDGQCHCTETPTLLHYILASIVTILPVIAHICTKNRKPKVKSDTK, from the coding sequence ATGATTAAGAGTATTTGGGAAAAGGTTAAATATGTAGTATACTTGCTTATATATATAGTGATTACTTGGGTTGCTGCGAAAATTATACTTATATCAACATTTCCTGATGATGGTCAATGCCATTGCACTGAAACTCCAACGTTACTACATTATATTTTAGCTTCGATAGTAACTATATTGCCAGTAATAGCACATATATGTACAAAAAATCGTAAACCAAAAGTAAAATCTGATACTAAATAA
- a CDS encoding phasin family protein produces MTNSTTQFLDLMKSFMNPEVYMNSVKNLPVMDFSAMSDTIKKSTKILTTTNQIITESLQSMIQKNSEAFQNNAMNMLNSTKDAIASGDLNQIAECQQKYLKSTCETSINNIKEFASMASDTSMQMFDAINSMTGEMTKTCDNIKNKAI; encoded by the coding sequence ATGACTAATAGTACTACCCAATTTTTAGATTTAATGAAATCTTTTATGAATCCAGAAGTTTACATGAATTCCGTAAAAAACTTACCTGTTATGGATTTTTCTGCTATGTCAGATACTATCAAGAAAAGTACTAAAATACTTACTACAACAAATCAGATTATTACTGAATCACTGCAGTCTATGATCCAAAAAAATTCAGAGGCTTTTCAGAACAATGCTATGAATATGCTGAATTCTACAAAAGATGCAATAGCTTCTGGAGATTTAAACCAAATAGCCGAATGTCAGCAAAAATACCTTAAGTCGACTTGCGAGACTTCAATCAATAACATTAAAGAGTTTGCCAGTATGGCATCCGATACTTCAATGCAAATGTTTGATGCCATAAATAGTATGACAGGAGAGATGACTAAGACTTGTGACAACATAAAAAACAAAGCAATCTAG
- a CDS encoding S9 family peptidase has protein sequence MKPPIADKIDYNFVLHGQKITDEYAWLRDSEWPNVNNKKIIEYLQAENKYSEQFFVQLQQEKDKIFEELKGRIKLEDQSTYVKKDNYYYYTRTEETTEYPIYCRKMGSVDAYEEIILDVNSISKGNKFTDVGQVAVSPDHTLMAYSADFSGDEKYIIRVYNLKTKEYLLDEINNVSSNIIWHEDLKGFFYMPINENFRHDKLMFHSLGDVVSDDKLVLHITDPLYQLDATKSASRQYIFVNSFGHNENEIYAVQMHDHSFQPKLIRASKEEIFYDVEHNGDNFYIKTNEGAKNFRIVLVNVNNFQNDLWKNDYIPEDSGRYLSSFDITRNYLILNYRDQGLPVIKIKYLKEQEEKVIHFPDTSFTAYALSTNFEADDIRVNYSSLARPNTTYSYDFDSDQLSILKVQEIPSGFNPEEYTVERIFADNEGVKVPITLLYKKALFKKDGENPLYLYGYGSYGISIPVSFRNTAISLVDRGFVYALAHIRGGDDLGHDWYEAAKFLNKKRTFDDFIAVSKELIKEKYTSQGNIVICGGSAGGLLIGAVINEQPQLFKAALAHVPFVDMLNTMLDEQLPLTPSEFKEWGNPKELDYFNYIKSYSPYDNIKPQNYPSLFITAGISDPRVGYWEAAKWAARIRATKLDDNILLLKTNMDSGHKGASSRFDYLKEAADDIVFVFRVFGILR, from the coding sequence GTGAAGCCCCCCATAGCCGATAAGATTGATTATAATTTTGTATTACATGGTCAAAAAATTACAGATGAGTATGCTTGGCTTAGGGATAGTGAATGGCCTAATGTTAATAATAAAAAAATTATAGAATATTTACAGGCAGAAAATAAATATTCCGAGCAATTTTTTGTACAATTACAACAAGAAAAAGATAAAATATTTGAAGAGCTAAAAGGTAGGATTAAGCTCGAGGATCAGTCAACTTACGTAAAGAAAGATAATTATTACTATTATACTAGAACTGAAGAAACTACAGAATATCCTATATATTGCCGAAAAATGGGGTCAGTAGATGCTTATGAAGAAATTATATTAGATGTTAATAGCATCTCTAAAGGTAATAAATTTACTGATGTAGGGCAAGTAGCAGTCTCTCCTGATCATACGTTAATGGCTTATAGTGCTGATTTTTCCGGTGATGAAAAATATATAATTAGGGTTTATAACTTAAAGACTAAAGAATATTTACTAGATGAAATAAATAACGTTAGTAGTAATATAATTTGGCATGAAGATCTCAAGGGATTTTTTTATATGCCTATTAATGAGAATTTTCGTCATGATAAATTAATGTTCCACTCTTTAGGTGATGTAGTTTCAGATGATAAGTTAGTACTCCATATAACAGACCCATTATATCAGCTGGACGCTACAAAGTCAGCTAGTCGACAATATATTTTTGTTAATAGCTTTGGTCATAATGAAAATGAAATATATGCGGTGCAAATGCATGATCATAGCTTTCAGCCTAAACTGATTAGAGCGTCAAAAGAAGAGATTTTTTATGATGTTGAGCATAATGGTGATAATTTTTATATTAAGACCAATGAAGGGGCAAAAAACTTTCGTATAGTACTAGTAAATGTAAATAATTTCCAAAATGATTTGTGGAAAAATGATTATATACCGGAAGATTCGGGTAGATATTTATCAAGCTTTGACATCACTAGAAATTATTTGATACTTAATTATCGTGACCAAGGATTGCCTGTTATTAAAATAAAATATCTTAAAGAACAGGAGGAAAAAGTTATTCACTTTCCGGATACTTCTTTTACTGCCTACGCTTTGTCTACTAATTTTGAGGCAGATGATATTAGAGTAAATTATTCTTCACTTGCTAGACCAAACACCACTTATAGTTATGATTTTGATAGTGATCAATTGTCAATATTGAAAGTGCAAGAAATACCAAGTGGTTTCAACCCTGAAGAATATACGGTAGAAAGGATATTTGCTGATAATGAGGGGGTTAAAGTGCCAATTACCTTATTATATAAAAAAGCACTGTTTAAAAAAGATGGGGAAAATCCTTTATATTTGTATGGCTATGGTTCATATGGTATTAGCATACCAGTATCTTTTCGGAATACAGCTATTTCTCTTGTAGATCGTGGGTTTGTCTACGCTCTTGCCCATATTAGAGGTGGAGATGATCTTGGACATGATTGGTATGAGGCTGCCAAATTCCTCAATAAAAAAAGAACTTTTGACGACTTTATTGCGGTTAGTAAAGAGCTAATTAAAGAAAAATATACTAGCCAAGGTAATATAGTAATCTGTGGCGGAAGTGCAGGGGGGTTGTTAATTGGAGCGGTAATTAATGAGCAACCACAATTATTTAAAGCAGCACTTGCCCATGTACCTTTTGTTGATATGTTAAATACCATGCTCGATGAACAATTGCCATTAACCCCCAGTGAGTTTAAAGAGTGGGGAAATCCTAAAGAATTAGACTATTTTAACTATATTAAGTCTTATTCTCCGTACGATAATATAAAGCCACAAAATTATCCAAGTCTATTTATTACTGCTGGAATCTCTGACCCAAGAGTTGGGTATTGGGAAGCGGCTAAATGGGCAGCAAGGATTCGTGCAACAAAACTCGACGATAATATATTATTGCTAAAAACTAATATGGATTCAGGACATAAAGGGGCTTCTAGTCGTTTCGATTATCTAAAAGAAGCAGCCGATGATATAGTATTTGTATTTAGGGTTTTTGGGATACTCAGGTAG
- a CDS encoding proton-conducting transporter membrane subunit, producing the protein MRKAFYKIFYIISIIYPIVAGILLINNKDEMVINLYNNSFVINFSSENKLIALAFIVVTLATNLYAISKNRKFEVLIGSLYSASSLVCLFAGDFVSMFASLEMMMIFAALLIFYGNYKNSVRAARQYLLTHLISGSLILIGISYIITHTSSSQIVSLTSLTENQGAGFIFYALILCGCLINVASIPFSGWIVNCYPFASSSGMIYLTSFTSKISIIILLKLFSGLEILKFFGLLMIIYGGVYACLEDNIKRLVGYLTISQLGFMLIAIGTKSQQANLGIIVFLFVHILYKALFGLYVAILIDKENIENCSEIKGIYLPKNHLLFVSLIVSVLFIIALPPFASFVTKIVVTNALDQDINYYAIFLLKIVTCIALFSTVKYKSLISGFYLKLNILTKVSLFVMLSFLLVTSFCLEEGLKLLWSSYPVEIIDTNWLDLVKQMVIIVIGIIFALVLSKTISRRSTANINLDLFQFVENNIRRIYFKYNLVVQEFYDKIGADYPIFDRIEKSTLRKMKSWHNQSTGLLVVMILLIIFTILLITSSRGELK; encoded by the coding sequence ATGAGAAAGGCATTTTATAAAATATTTTATATTATTTCAATAATATATCCAATAGTTGCTGGCATATTATTAATTAACAACAAAGATGAGATGGTAATTAATTTATACAATAATAGTTTTGTTATTAATTTTAGTAGTGAAAATAAGTTAATAGCACTTGCTTTTATTGTTGTAACGTTGGCTACTAACTTATATGCCATAAGTAAAAATAGAAAATTCGAGGTACTTATAGGTAGCCTATATTCAGCTAGTTCTTTGGTCTGTTTATTTGCTGGGGATTTTGTTTCGATGTTTGCTTCTCTAGAAATGATGATGATATTTGCTGCTTTGTTGATTTTTTATGGCAATTACAAAAATAGTGTTAGAGCAGCAAGACAATATTTGCTTACCCATCTTATAAGTGGTAGTCTTATTTTAATAGGGATTAGTTATATAATTACTCACACATCTAGTTCACAAATTGTTTCTCTTACCTCATTGACAGAAAATCAAGGGGCTGGTTTTATATTTTATGCTCTAATACTTTGTGGTTGTTTGATTAATGTAGCTAGCATACCTTTCTCTGGGTGGATTGTTAATTGCTATCCATTTGCTTCAAGCTCAGGGATGATATATTTAACTAGCTTTACTAGTAAAATATCGATAATTATACTCCTTAAACTATTTAGTGGCTTAGAAATACTTAAATTCTTTGGATTATTAATGATTATATATGGAGGGGTTTATGCTTGCCTAGAAGATAACATCAAAAGATTAGTAGGTTATCTTACTATTTCTCAGCTTGGATTCATGCTAATTGCTATTGGCACAAAATCTCAACAAGCAAATTTAGGAATCATAGTTTTTCTTTTTGTCCATATACTGTATAAAGCTTTATTTGGTTTATACGTTGCTATATTAATAGACAAAGAAAATATAGAGAATTGTTCTGAGATAAAAGGAATTTACTTGCCCAAAAATCATTTGTTGTTTGTTAGTTTAATAGTTAGTGTATTGTTCATTATAGCCTTGCCTCCTTTTGCTAGTTTTGTTACCAAAATTGTTGTGACCAATGCTTTGGACCAAGATATTAATTATTATGCTATTTTCCTACTCAAGATTGTCACATGCATCGCTTTATTTTCTACGGTTAAATATAAATCTTTGATTAGTGGTTTTTACCTTAAGTTAAATATTCTCACTAAAGTTAGTTTATTTGTCATGTTATCGTTTCTATTAGTAACTAGCTTTTGTTTAGAAGAAGGTTTGAAACTACTATGGTCCTCTTATCCTGTTGAAATAATTGATACAAATTGGTTGGATTTAGTAAAACAAATGGTAATAATAGTAATAGGTATAATATTTGCCTTAGTTCTTAGTAAAACGATTTCTAGGCGTTCAACTGCCAACATAAATTTAGACTTATTTCAGTTTGTTGAAAATAATATTCGTCGTATTTATTTTAAATATAACTTAGTGGTGCAAGAGTTTTATGATAAAATAGGGGCGGACTACCCTATTTTTGACAGAATAGAAAAAAGTACTTTACGTAAAATGAAATCTTGGCATAATCAGTCAACCGGTTTGTTGGTAGTAATGATATTATTAATTATTTTTACCATATTATTGATTACAAGTAGTAGAGGAGAATTAAAGTGA